A genomic window from Flavobacterium phycosphaerae includes:
- a CDS encoding GIY-YIG nuclease family protein translates to MNDDDFGLLDTDDTLEIFKLKNVPSSKDREEADFVARRKPIKDSEFTTYEPAFLKVHEELRKGLRKLKPFDSTETNLEEGRFYILDGILLFLERVDVEEKERKIPSGNRVRKDGRTRIIFENGTESNMLYRSLGKQLLNNGKIVTETDSSIENELFKNANIVNEDDTETGWIYILKSKSTNKDIASIKDLYKIGFSKVDVKDRVKNAKKEPTYLMADVHIVSTIKCYNINPHKFEQLLHRFFAEVCLNVDIYDENGRRITPREWFVVPLPVIDKVIDLIIAESIVNYRYDSVLQDIVLRS, encoded by the coding sequence ATGAATGACGATGATTTTGGTCTATTAGATACTGACGATACATTGGAAATTTTTAAACTTAAAAACGTTCCAAGTTCAAAAGATCGAGAAGAAGCTGATTTTGTTGCAAGAAGAAAACCTATTAAAGATTCCGAGTTTACCACTTATGAACCTGCCTTTCTTAAAGTCCATGAAGAATTAAGAAAAGGGTTGAGAAAATTAAAACCATTTGACAGTACCGAAACTAACTTAGAAGAGGGAAGATTCTATATTTTAGATGGCATATTACTATTTCTTGAGCGCGTAGATGTAGAAGAAAAAGAGCGAAAAATTCCTTCCGGAAACAGAGTTCGAAAAGATGGTCGTACTAGAATCATTTTTGAAAATGGGACTGAAAGTAATATGCTGTATCGTTCATTGGGTAAACAACTTCTAAACAATGGAAAAATTGTTACAGAAACAGATAGCTCAATAGAAAATGAATTGTTTAAAAACGCAAACATTGTCAATGAAGATGATACTGAAACTGGTTGGATCTACATTCTAAAATCCAAATCGACAAACAAAGATATTGCATCAATTAAAGACCTTTATAAAATTGGTTTCTCTAAAGTAGATGTTAAAGATAGAGTGAAGAATGCCAAAAAAGAACCAACTTATCTTATGGCAGATGTTCACATTGTTTCAACAATTAAATGCTATAATATTAATCCACATAAATTTGAGCAATTGTTACATCGCTTTTTTGCTGAGGTATGTTTAAATGTGGATATCTATGATGAAAATGGTAGACGAATAACTCCTCGGGAATGGTTTGTTGTCCCTCTTCCTGTAATTGACAAAGTAATTGATTTAATAATAGCTGAGTCGATAGTAAATTATCGATATGATAGTGTTTTGCAGGATATCGTATTACGATCATAA
- a CDS encoding DEAD/DEAH box helicase has protein sequence MPNIVHVQYNQTGKSKSTNEFGMREMQERAFEARSAQYLLIKAPPASGKSRALMFIGLDKLINQGLKKVIVAVPERSIGSSFGKTALSKYGFFADWEPNPIYNLCTPGGDSSKVKAFNNFLASDEKLLICTHATLRFACEGIDEKAFNDVVIAIDEFHHVSADGNNRLGEVLRAIMAKSTAHIVAMTGSYFRGDSVPVLLPESERQFIKVTYNYYEQLNGYEHLKSLGIGYHFYQGRYTSAIDEILDETKKTIVHIPSVNSGESTKEKYEEVNKIIDSLGDLEYQDPDTGVLFVRSNKTGNLLKVADLVHDNQKDRDKIQEYLRVSNNPEDIDIIIALGMAKEGFDWPFCEHALTVGYRGSLTEIIQIIGRCTRDSENKTHAQFTNLIAQPDAEDGEVKLSVNNMLKAITASLLMEQVLAPNFKFKPKFPEDDSEDDEDTIRINGFKKPSSSRVREIIESDINDLKATILQDDVMIKALPGNVDPEVINKVLIPKIIRETYPDLTEEEVEEVRQHVVVDSVIKNGHIETQGDKRFIRMADSFVNIDDINIDLIDTINPFQKAFEILSKSVTASVFKAIQETIDATRIQMTEEEAILLWPKIKNWKIRTGVEPSIQSFDPQEKRLAEAIIFLREQKRKAMANE, from the coding sequence ATGCCAAATATAGTACATGTTCAATATAACCAAACTGGCAAAAGCAAAAGCACAAATGAGTTTGGTATGAGAGAAATGCAAGAACGAGCTTTTGAAGCACGTTCAGCTCAATATTTATTGATTAAAGCGCCACCCGCATCAGGTAAATCTCGTGCTTTAATGTTTATTGGATTAGACAAGCTAATTAATCAAGGATTAAAAAAAGTAATTGTAGCAGTCCCTGAGCGTTCCATTGGTAGTTCATTTGGAAAAACAGCATTATCTAAATACGGTTTCTTTGCTGATTGGGAACCCAATCCAATATACAATTTATGTACACCGGGTGGTGATTCTAGTAAAGTAAAAGCATTTAATAATTTCTTAGCAAGTGATGAAAAACTATTGATATGTACACATGCAACGCTGCGCTTTGCTTGCGAAGGCATTGATGAAAAAGCTTTCAACGATGTTGTTATTGCTATAGATGAATTTCATCACGTTTCTGCAGATGGAAATAATAGATTAGGAGAAGTATTAAGAGCCATTATGGCTAAATCTACAGCACATATAGTTGCTATGACTGGTTCTTACTTTAGAGGTGATAGTGTACCTGTATTATTACCTGAATCCGAGAGACAATTCATCAAGGTTACTTACAATTACTATGAACAACTTAATGGATATGAACATTTAAAATCTTTAGGTATTGGTTATCACTTTTATCAAGGACGATATACTTCTGCTATTGATGAAATATTAGACGAAACCAAAAAAACAATTGTTCATATTCCAAGTGTCAATTCTGGTGAATCTACTAAAGAAAAATATGAGGAAGTAAACAAAATAATTGATAGTCTAGGTGATTTAGAATATCAAGATCCAGACACTGGTGTATTGTTTGTTCGAAGTAATAAAACTGGCAATTTATTAAAGGTTGCAGATTTAGTCCATGACAACCAAAAAGATAGAGACAAAATTCAGGAGTATTTACGAGTTTCGAATAATCCGGAAGATATCGATATTATAATTGCTTTAGGAATGGCAAAAGAAGGTTTTGACTGGCCGTTCTGCGAACATGCTTTGACAGTTGGCTATAGAGGTTCATTAACGGAGATCATTCAAATCATCGGAAGATGTACCAGAGATAGTGAAAATAAAACTCATGCCCAATTTACTAATTTGATTGCGCAACCTGATGCAGAAGATGGCGAAGTCAAATTATCAGTAAATAATATGTTAAAGGCAATTACGGCATCTTTATTAATGGAACAGGTTTTGGCTCCTAACTTTAAATTTAAACCTAAATTCCCCGAGGATGATAGTGAAGACGATGAAGATACAATACGGATTAATGGATTTAAAAAACCTTCATCATCTAGAGTAAGAGAAATCATTGAATCAGATATCAATGATTTAAAAGCTACTATCCTACAGGATGATGTAATGATAAAAGCTTTGCCTGGTAATGTGGACCCGGAAGTAATAAATAAAGTACTGATTCCTAAAATTATCAGAGAAACGTATCCTGACTTAACAGAAGAAGAAGTTGAAGAAGTTCGTCAGCATGTGGTTGTGGATTCTGTAATTAAGAATGGTCATATAGAAACACAAGGTGACAAACGCTTTATCAGAATGGCAGACAGTTTTGTAAATATTGATGATATCAATATTGATTTAATTGACACTATAAATCCATTTCAGAAAGCATTTGAAATATTGTCAAAATCGGTCACAGCTTCGGTATTCAAAGCAATTCAAGAAACCATCGATGCTACTAGAATTCAAATGACAGAGGAAGAAGCAATTTTACTTTGGCCTAAAATCAAGAATTGGAAGATAAGAACGGGAGTTGAACCAAGTATACAGTCTTTTGATCCACAAGAAAAAAGATTAGCTGAAGCAATCATATTTTTGCGGGAACAGAAACGTAAAGCTATGGCAAATGAATAA